The following are encoded in a window of Castanea sativa cultivar Marrone di Chiusa Pesio chromosome 9, ASM4071231v1 genomic DNA:
- the LOC142610926 gene encoding BTB/POZ domain-containing protein FBL11 isoform X4, giving the protein MDLEFIAANDFLPELCVSFLARNFMWAMSSKLFGDVPYNLLLSCIEHPYLTVDSEMHLSDALLGWVDANAKQLENFIITSKDCHGIFRQIRVSLLPLWFAAGKRRSCHISELSKESVDSIFKLISVPPINPMNGLGDGDLHNLRVRLTEYSKKVNLSGCPQITLAILLLSLLPSSYSIDPTLRKSVKHFTMNFGHLEREECPISEGLPMLSFESVQEVDISKCPRLHLEAAITCFSKSFPSIRTLKAAYLLNFKTTTLHQLVQKCPLLCEVDLTIDISPLLPAQVSVVSSSAAIAPLLSNKSVSVREHPGDVSSLKKSGLLLSNITKLTLEGRTDLCDLDLQCISKFCASLHDLNLKGCISVTDVGISNLICNCMKLHSIAACDTSFGKNSVLALCSGISSYYGDSSADDLGWNHNSLISNLQKLHIGGCKSVDKTSLLELLSQTKMLKSLCLRDTQLVDQALHCFSGSSLEMLDISNTMVSAAALAHIVHGNPGLKCLNARGCRNIFRQESNTSGGENYYLYKDLYLELGNCKLEEITLGWGFSYLSLESLQPAIMSLRSITVGLGGSLGEDALKRLPATCPMLESVILHFQVISDTVIMNILAYLRNLRVLALCYCLGDISMLSFSLSMQNLRKLRLERVTPWMTNNDLVILTQNCANLVELSLLGCKLLNSDSQKIISHGCPGLISIHLEECGEVTANGVSSLLDCAAIEDLLLRHNGPGIQKTFIFDAASKLPMLRKISLDVCDASEGDFDIPDYAERCFLSTVKIARCKSQRCNFNLSAHTHRTPVHEETLVLVWNSKNLLRTVVKERL; this is encoded by the exons CGAAATGCATCTTTCGGATGCACTTTTAGGTTGGGTTGATGCTAATGCCAAACAGTTGGAAAACTTCATCATAACTAGCAAGGATTGTCATGGCATCTTTAGACAA ATCCGCGTTAGCCTTTTGCCATTGTGGTTTGCTGCAG GGAAAAGAAGGTCTTGCCATATCTCTGAGCTTTCTAAGGAGAGTGTTGACTCAATTTTTAAACTAATCAGTGTTCCACCCATAAATCCCATGAATGGCTTAGGAGATGGTGACTTGCACAATCTCAGGGTTCGGCTGACAGAATATTCTAAG AAGGTGAACCTTTCAGGTTGTCCACAGATAACATTAGCAATTCTTCTCTTGTCTCTGCTTCCTTCTTCATATAGCATAGACCCCACCTTAAGAAAGAGTGTTAAACATTTTACAATGAACTTTGGGCATCTTGAGAGAGAAGAATGTCCAATTTCAGAGGGTTTGCCGATGCTATCATTTGAATCGGTACAGGAGGTAGATATTTCCAAGTGTCCAAGGCTGCATCTTGAAGCGGCTATTACATGCTTCAGCAAGTCATTTCCTTCTATAAGAACATTAAAAGCAGCTTATCTTTTGAACTTCAAGACAACAACTTTGCATCAATTGGTGCAGAAATGCCCTCTGCTCTGTGAAGTTGACTTAACCATTGATATTAGTCCTCTTTTGCCAGCACAAGTTTCAGTTGTATCCTCAAGTGCAGCTATTGCTCCACTTCTATCAAACAAGTCTGTCAGTGTCAGAGAACATCCTGGGGATGTTTCATCATTAAAGAAGTCTGGACTATTATTATCAAATATTACAAAACTCACACTGGAGGGCCGAACTGATCTCTGTG ACTTGGATCTCCagtgtatttcaaaattttgtgctTCCTTGCATGATCTGAACCTGAAAGGGTGTATATCGGTGACAGATGTTGGCATTTCAAATCTTATATGCAATTGCATGAAACTACATTCAATTGCAGCATGCGATACTTCTTTTGGGAAAAATTCAGTTCTAGCTCTTTGCTCTGGTATTTCTTCTTATTATGGTGACTCTTCGGCTGATGATTTGGGATGGAATCATAATTCTTTGATATCTAATCTCCAAAAACTGCATATTGGTGGCTGCAAGA gTGTTGACAAAACATCTCTTTTAGAGCTTCTGTCTCAAACAAAAATGCTGAAGAGTCTTTGCTTGAGGGATACTCAGCTTGTTGACCAAGCTCTGCATTGTTTCTCAGGTTCTTCATTGGAGATGCTTGATATTTCTAATACCATG GTTTCTGCAGCTGCATTAGCTCACATAGTCCATGGAAATCCAGGTTTAAAGTGCTTGAATGCGAGGGGCTGCAGAAATATATTTCGACAGGAAAGTAACACCTCAGGGGGAGAAAATTATTACTTGTATAAAGATTTGTATCTTGAGTTAGGCAATTGCAAATTGGAAGAAATTACTTTAGGATGGGGTTTTTCTTATCTCTCTCTGGAATCTCTCCAACCTGCGATTATGTCACTAAGGTCAATAACTGTGGGTTTAGGTGGATCATTAGGTGAAGATGCACTGAAACGACTACCTGCAACTTGTCCTATGCTAGAGTCAGTAATTCTTCATTTTCAG GTCATCTCGGATACTGTCATAATGAACATCTTGGCATATTTGAGAAATTTGCGAGTGTTGGCATTGTGCTATTGCCTTGGTGATATATCTATGTTAAGCTTCAGCCTCTCTATGCAAAATCTGAGGAAATTGAGGCTTGAAAGAGTAACCCCTTGGATGACCAATAATGATTTAGTTATTCTGACTCAGAATTGTGCAAACTTGGTTGAGCTTTCATTGCTGGGATGTAAGCTTCTCAATTCAG ATTCTCAAAAGATTATCTCACATGGATGCCCAGGCTTGATTTCTATCCATCTAGAg GAATGTGGAGAAGTCACAGCAAACGGGGTTTCTTCTCTTCTTGACTGCGCAGCTATTGAAGATCTGTTGCTGCGTCATAAT GGTCCTGGGATACAGAAAACCTTCATTTTTGATGCTGCTTCAAAG TTACCAATGCTTCGGAAGATATCTCTAGATGTGTGTGATGCAAGTGAAGGTGACTTTGACATTCCAGAT TATGCTGAAAGGTGCTTCTTGAGTACCGTGAAGATAGCAAGATGCAAGTCCCAGAGATGTAATTTTAACCTTTCCGCTCATACTCATAGAACGCCCGTGCATGAGGAGACACTAGTGCTGGTTTGGAACAGTAAAAATCTCTTGAGAACAGTGGTGAAGGAAAGACTCTAA
- the LOC142610926 gene encoding BTB/POZ domain-containing protein FBL11 isoform X5: protein MWAMSSKLFGDVPYNLLLSCIEHPYLTVDSEMHLSDALLGWVDANAKQLENFIITSKDCHGIFRQIRVSLLPLWFAAGKRRSCHISELSKESVDSIFKLISVPPINPMNGLGDGDLHNLRVRLTEYSKKVNLSGCPQITLAILLLSLLPSSYSIDPTLRKSVKHFTMNFGHLEREECPISEGLPMLSFESVQEVDISKCPRLHLEAAITCFSKSFPSIRTLKAAYLLNFKTTTLHQLVQKCPLLCEVDLTIDISPLLPAQVSVVSSSAAIAPLLSNKSVSVREHPGDVSSLKKSGLLLSNITKLTLEGRTDLCDLDLQCISKFCASLHDLNLKGCISVTDVGISNLICNCMKLHSIAACDTSFGKNSVLALCSGISSYYGDSSADDLGWNHNSLISNLQKLHIGGCKSVDKTSLLELLSQTKMLKSLCLRDTQLVDQALHCFSGSSLEMLDISNTMVSAAALAHIVHGNPGLKCLNARGCRNIFRQESNTSGGENYYLYKDLYLELGNCKLEEITLGWGFSYLSLESLQPAIMSLRSITVGLGGSLGEDALKRLPATCPMLESVILHFQVISDTVIMNILAYLRNLRVLALCYCLGDISMLSFSLSMQNLRKLRLERVTPWMTNNDLVILTQNCANLVELSLLGCKLLNSDSQKIISHGCPGLISIHLEECGEVTANGVSSLLDCAAIEDLLLRHNGPGIQKTFIFDAASKLPMLRKISLDVCDASEGDFDIPDYAERCFLSTVKIARCKSQRCNFNLSAHTHRTPVHEETLVLVWNSKNLLRTVVKERL, encoded by the exons CGAAATGCATCTTTCGGATGCACTTTTAGGTTGGGTTGATGCTAATGCCAAACAGTTGGAAAACTTCATCATAACTAGCAAGGATTGTCATGGCATCTTTAGACAA ATCCGCGTTAGCCTTTTGCCATTGTGGTTTGCTGCAG GGAAAAGAAGGTCTTGCCATATCTCTGAGCTTTCTAAGGAGAGTGTTGACTCAATTTTTAAACTAATCAGTGTTCCACCCATAAATCCCATGAATGGCTTAGGAGATGGTGACTTGCACAATCTCAGGGTTCGGCTGACAGAATATTCTAAG AAGGTGAACCTTTCAGGTTGTCCACAGATAACATTAGCAATTCTTCTCTTGTCTCTGCTTCCTTCTTCATATAGCATAGACCCCACCTTAAGAAAGAGTGTTAAACATTTTACAATGAACTTTGGGCATCTTGAGAGAGAAGAATGTCCAATTTCAGAGGGTTTGCCGATGCTATCATTTGAATCGGTACAGGAGGTAGATATTTCCAAGTGTCCAAGGCTGCATCTTGAAGCGGCTATTACATGCTTCAGCAAGTCATTTCCTTCTATAAGAACATTAAAAGCAGCTTATCTTTTGAACTTCAAGACAACAACTTTGCATCAATTGGTGCAGAAATGCCCTCTGCTCTGTGAAGTTGACTTAACCATTGATATTAGTCCTCTTTTGCCAGCACAAGTTTCAGTTGTATCCTCAAGTGCAGCTATTGCTCCACTTCTATCAAACAAGTCTGTCAGTGTCAGAGAACATCCTGGGGATGTTTCATCATTAAAGAAGTCTGGACTATTATTATCAAATATTACAAAACTCACACTGGAGGGCCGAACTGATCTCTGTG ACTTGGATCTCCagtgtatttcaaaattttgtgctTCCTTGCATGATCTGAACCTGAAAGGGTGTATATCGGTGACAGATGTTGGCATTTCAAATCTTATATGCAATTGCATGAAACTACATTCAATTGCAGCATGCGATACTTCTTTTGGGAAAAATTCAGTTCTAGCTCTTTGCTCTGGTATTTCTTCTTATTATGGTGACTCTTCGGCTGATGATTTGGGATGGAATCATAATTCTTTGATATCTAATCTCCAAAAACTGCATATTGGTGGCTGCAAGA gTGTTGACAAAACATCTCTTTTAGAGCTTCTGTCTCAAACAAAAATGCTGAAGAGTCTTTGCTTGAGGGATACTCAGCTTGTTGACCAAGCTCTGCATTGTTTCTCAGGTTCTTCATTGGAGATGCTTGATATTTCTAATACCATG GTTTCTGCAGCTGCATTAGCTCACATAGTCCATGGAAATCCAGGTTTAAAGTGCTTGAATGCGAGGGGCTGCAGAAATATATTTCGACAGGAAAGTAACACCTCAGGGGGAGAAAATTATTACTTGTATAAAGATTTGTATCTTGAGTTAGGCAATTGCAAATTGGAAGAAATTACTTTAGGATGGGGTTTTTCTTATCTCTCTCTGGAATCTCTCCAACCTGCGATTATGTCACTAAGGTCAATAACTGTGGGTTTAGGTGGATCATTAGGTGAAGATGCACTGAAACGACTACCTGCAACTTGTCCTATGCTAGAGTCAGTAATTCTTCATTTTCAG GTCATCTCGGATACTGTCATAATGAACATCTTGGCATATTTGAGAAATTTGCGAGTGTTGGCATTGTGCTATTGCCTTGGTGATATATCTATGTTAAGCTTCAGCCTCTCTATGCAAAATCTGAGGAAATTGAGGCTTGAAAGAGTAACCCCTTGGATGACCAATAATGATTTAGTTATTCTGACTCAGAATTGTGCAAACTTGGTTGAGCTTTCATTGCTGGGATGTAAGCTTCTCAATTCAG ATTCTCAAAAGATTATCTCACATGGATGCCCAGGCTTGATTTCTATCCATCTAGAg GAATGTGGAGAAGTCACAGCAAACGGGGTTTCTTCTCTTCTTGACTGCGCAGCTATTGAAGATCTGTTGCTGCGTCATAAT GGTCCTGGGATACAGAAAACCTTCATTTTTGATGCTGCTTCAAAG TTACCAATGCTTCGGAAGATATCTCTAGATGTGTGTGATGCAAGTGAAGGTGACTTTGACATTCCAGAT TATGCTGAAAGGTGCTTCTTGAGTACCGTGAAGATAGCAAGATGCAAGTCCCAGAGATGTAATTTTAACCTTTCCGCTCATACTCATAGAACGCCCGTGCATGAGGAGACACTAGTGCTGGTTTGGAACAGTAAAAATCTCTTGAGAACAGTGGTGAAGGAAAGACTCTAA
- the LOC142609374 gene encoding protein BUD31 homolog 2 — translation MPKVKTNRVKYPEGWELIEPTLRDLQGKMREAENDPHDGKRKCEALWPIFKLAHQKSRYIFDLYHRRKEISKELYEFCLDQGYADRNLIAKWKKPGYERLCCLRCIQPRDHNFATTCVCRVPKHLREEKVIECVHCGCRGCASGD, via the exons ATGCCAAAGGTGAAAACAAACCGTGTTAAATACCCAGAGGGATGGGAACTAATTGAGCCTACTCTTCGTGATTTGCAAGGAAAGATGAGAGAAG CTGAGAATGATCCCCATGATGGTAAGAGAAAATGCGAGGCATTATGGCCTATTTTCAAATTAGCACATCAGAAGAGTCGGTACATTTTTGACCTTTACCACCGGAGGAAGGAAATATCCAAGGAATTGTATGAGTTCTGTTTGGATCAAGGATATGCTGACCGCAATCTAATTGCAAAATGGAAAAAG CCGGGTTATGAACGTCTCTGCTGCTTAAGATGCATTCAACCAAGGGATCACAATTTTGCTACCACATGTGTGTGTCGAGTGCCAAAGCACCTGAGAGAGGAGAAGGTTATAGAGTGTGTACATTGCGGTTGCAGGGGCTGTGCAAGTGGGGATTAA